One segment of Phaeacidiphilus oryzae TH49 DNA contains the following:
- a CDS encoding CAP domain-containing protein, whose amino-acid sequence MTIGSERPYDEPYDLVDGPAADPLGPPPRPHHGRHARQRRAGELRRLRGTIAAGAAVVVLGGGAAYAASSLGGGKRAVWRDAATTPVTDGGSPSAKDASAATHPTAGASRPADAGRHRGGAVAGGRSGSASGGGHGTGSASATPSPTGAGRHRSPSGSASGSPRQPAPTAAGHGGQSTGSPSGSPSATGGSGTFGAAAGASAATQAVLNAMNQARAQAGLPPLRLSSGLAASSAAHTELMASGCGLSHQCPGEAGLGDRISAAGVTGWSMVGENIGEASGTADGSSAISQAAVGLTRDMLAERAPNDGHRRNILSGTFQYVGITVHRTASGVVWMTQDFYG is encoded by the coding sequence GTGACGATCGGGAGCGAGCGGCCGTACGACGAGCCCTACGACCTCGTCGACGGCCCCGCCGCGGATCCGCTCGGCCCTCCGCCGCGCCCCCACCACGGCCGGCACGCCCGGCAGCGCCGGGCAGGCGAGCTGCGCCGGCTGCGCGGCACCATCGCGGCCGGAGCCGCGGTGGTGGTCCTCGGCGGCGGCGCGGCCTACGCTGCCTCCTCGCTCGGCGGCGGGAAGCGCGCGGTATGGCGGGACGCGGCGACCACGCCGGTCACCGATGGGGGCTCGCCGAGCGCGAAGGACGCCTCCGCCGCCACCCACCCGACCGCCGGCGCTTCGCGCCCGGCCGACGCCGGACGGCACCGCGGCGGGGCGGTCGCGGGCGGACGGTCCGGATCGGCGTCCGGCGGCGGGCACGGCACCGGCTCGGCCTCCGCCACACCGTCCCCGACCGGCGCCGGGCGCCACCGCTCGCCTTCCGGCTCCGCCTCCGGGAGCCCGCGGCAGCCGGCCCCGACCGCGGCCGGGCACGGCGGGCAGAGCACCGGCTCCCCGAGCGGCTCGCCCTCCGCGACCGGGGGTTCGGGCACCTTCGGCGCCGCCGCCGGCGCGAGCGCGGCCACCCAGGCCGTGCTGAACGCCATGAACCAGGCCCGCGCCCAGGCCGGGCTGCCGCCGCTGCGGCTCAGCAGCGGGCTGGCGGCCAGTTCCGCCGCGCACACCGAGTTGATGGCGAGCGGCTGCGGACTCTCCCACCAGTGCCCCGGCGAGGCCGGGCTGGGCGACCGGATATCCGCGGCGGGCGTCACCGGCTGGTCGATGGTCGGCGAGAACATCGGCGAGGCCTCCGGCACGGCGGACGGCTCCTCGGCGATCAGCCAGGCGGCCGTCGGCCTCACCCGCGACATGCTGGCCGAGCGGGCCCCGAACGACGGCCACCGGCGGAACATCCTCAGCGGCACCTTCCAGTACGTCGGGATAACCGTCCACCGGACCGCGTCCGGCGTGGTCTGGATGACCCAGGACTTCTACGGCTGA
- a CDS encoding XdhC family protein, translating into MREIAEQLNAWHAAGRAFAIASVVAVSGSAPRDPGAALAVNADGEVVGSVSGGCVEGAVYELCQQALEDGRPVLQRFGYSDEDAFAVGLTCGGIIDIFVQPVLPGAAGDTPGVRAAVAGLAAGTPVALARVIDGPPALLGGTVAVTADAESGTLSWDGEPAGVHPGLRAAAATEARAMLEVGRTGVVALAGDGRPCSPEGEEAITLFVESYTPRPRMLVFGAIDFAAAVARIGTFLGYRVTVCDARPVFATERRFPEADEVVVDWPHRYLDGEVEAGRIDGRTVVCVLTHDHKFDVPLLERALRLPLGYVGAMGSRRTHGDRLALLREAGLTEDELALLRSPIGLDLGARTPEETAVAVAAEIVAHRRGGGHLPLSAVRTPIHHDHTPLPGGEQRIA; encoded by the coding sequence ATGCGGGAGATCGCCGAGCAGTTGAACGCGTGGCACGCGGCCGGCCGGGCCTTCGCGATCGCCAGCGTGGTCGCGGTCTCCGGGAGCGCCCCCCGCGACCCCGGTGCGGCGCTCGCGGTGAACGCGGACGGCGAGGTCGTCGGCAGCGTCTCCGGCGGCTGCGTCGAGGGCGCCGTCTACGAGCTGTGCCAACAGGCCCTGGAGGACGGCCGGCCGGTGCTCCAGCGCTTCGGCTACTCCGACGAGGACGCCTTCGCGGTCGGCCTGACCTGCGGCGGGATCATCGACATCTTCGTCCAGCCGGTCCTTCCCGGAGCCGCCGGGGACACCCCCGGGGTCCGGGCGGCGGTGGCCGGCCTGGCCGCCGGCACCCCGGTGGCGCTGGCCAGGGTGATCGACGGTCCCCCGGCCCTCCTCGGCGGGACGGTCGCGGTGACCGCAGACGCCGAGTCCGGCACCCTCTCCTGGGACGGGGAGCCGGCCGGGGTCCACCCGGGCCTGCGGGCCGCCGCGGCGACCGAGGCCCGGGCCATGCTGGAGGTCGGCCGCACCGGGGTGGTGGCGCTGGCCGGGGACGGCCGCCCCTGCTCGCCCGAGGGCGAGGAGGCGATCACCCTCTTCGTCGAGTCCTACACCCCGCGGCCGCGGATGCTGGTCTTCGGGGCGATCGACTTCGCCGCGGCGGTGGCCAGGATCGGCACCTTCCTCGGCTACCGGGTGACGGTCTGCGACGCCCGCCCGGTGTTCGCCACCGAGCGGCGTTTCCCGGAGGCGGACGAGGTCGTCGTGGACTGGCCGCACCGCTATCTGGACGGCGAGGTCGAGGCGGGCCGGATCGACGGCCGCACGGTGGTCTGCGTCCTCACCCACGACCACAAGTTCGACGTGCCGCTGCTGGAGCGCGCGCTGCGGCTGCCGCTCGGCTACGTGGGTGCGATGGGCTCCCGCCGCACCCACGGTGACCGTCTGGCGCTGCTCCGCGAGGCCGGGCTGACCGAGGACGAGCTGGCCCTCCTCCGCTCGCCGATCGGCCTGGACCTGGGCGCCCGCACCCCGGAGGAGACCGCGGTCGCGGTCGCCGCCGAGATCGTCGCCCACCGCCGGGGCGGCGGCCATCTGCCGCTCAGCGCGGTGCGGACCCCGATCCACCACGACCACACCCCGCTGCCGGGCGGCGAGCAGCGGATAGCCTGA
- a CDS encoding NCS2 family permease yields MTQTPPVTPTRAAQGDTGTPPPLPGEPRGPLDAYFRISARGSSLGREIRGGLTTFMAMAYILLLNPVILSVADVHGRHLSHAQLTTATALGAAVTTVLLGVVGNAPLAAAAGLSVSNTLAVVMVPHVTWPQAMGLCVIYGACIVLMVVSGLREKIMNGIPLALKHAITIGIGLFIALIGLVNAGFVSRVPDAGHSTTPVQLGATGNLTGWPVLIFGVTLLTIFVLQTRRVPGAILIGIVFGTVVAVAVNATGAVPASAWGLSVPRWPGNPVASPDFGLFGHVDLFGAFGSHGMGALSAAFAVFTLVLAGFFDAMATIIGIGTEAGLADARGRMPGLSKALFVDGAGGAIGGLVGASGQTVFVESATGVGEGARTGLSSVVTGAVFTLMLFFTPLAGMVPDQVAAAALVVIGSMMLAQARHIDWSDREVAVPAFLTCALMPFTYSITAGVGAGVLSYCVIKAGRGRWREPGALMWGLAVVFVVFFALHPIKEWLGLS; encoded by the coding sequence ATGACCCAGACACCACCCGTCACCCCCACCAGGGCCGCGCAGGGGGACACCGGAACCCCTCCGCCCCTGCCCGGCGAGCCGCGCGGCCCGCTGGACGCGTACTTCCGGATCAGCGCCCGCGGCTCCAGCCTCGGGCGGGAGATCAGAGGCGGCCTGACCACCTTCATGGCGATGGCCTACATCCTCCTCCTCAACCCGGTGATCCTCTCCGTCGCCGACGTGCACGGCCGCCATCTCAGCCACGCCCAACTCACCACCGCCACCGCGCTGGGCGCGGCGGTCACCACCGTCCTCCTCGGTGTGGTCGGCAATGCCCCGCTCGCCGCCGCGGCCGGGCTGTCGGTGTCGAACACCCTCGCCGTGGTGATGGTGCCGCACGTCACCTGGCCGCAGGCGATGGGGCTGTGCGTGATCTACGGCGCCTGCATCGTCCTGATGGTGGTCTCCGGGCTGCGCGAGAAGATCATGAACGGCATACCGCTGGCCCTGAAGCACGCCATCACCATCGGCATCGGACTGTTCATCGCGCTGATCGGCCTGGTCAACGCCGGCTTCGTGAGCCGCGTCCCGGATGCCGGCCACTCCACCACCCCCGTCCAGCTGGGCGCCACCGGCAACCTCACCGGCTGGCCGGTACTGATCTTCGGCGTCACCCTGCTGACCATCTTCGTGCTGCAGACCCGAAGAGTGCCGGGAGCCATCCTGATCGGCATCGTCTTCGGCACGGTGGTCGCGGTGGCGGTCAACGCCACCGGCGCGGTGCCGGCCAGCGCCTGGGGGCTCTCGGTGCCGCGCTGGCCCGGAAACCCCGTCGCCTCACCGGACTTCGGGCTCTTCGGGCACGTCGACCTGTTCGGCGCCTTCGGCTCGCACGGGATGGGCGCGCTGAGCGCCGCCTTCGCCGTCTTCACCCTGGTGCTGGCCGGGTTCTTCGACGCGATGGCGACCATCATCGGGATCGGCACCGAGGCCGGACTCGCGGACGCCCGGGGCCGGATGCCGGGGCTGTCCAAGGCGCTCTTCGTGGACGGCGCCGGCGGGGCCATCGGCGGACTGGTCGGCGCCTCCGGGCAGACCGTCTTCGTCGAGTCGGCCACCGGTGTCGGCGAGGGCGCGAGGACCGGGCTGAGCAGCGTGGTGACCGGGGCGGTCTTCACCCTGATGCTCTTCTTCACCCCGCTCGCCGGCATGGTCCCGGACCAGGTCGCGGCGGCGGCGCTGGTGGTGATCGGGTCCATGATGCTGGCCCAGGCCCGGCACATCGACTGGTCGGACCGCGAGGTGGCCGTCCCGGCGTTCCTCACCTGCGCGCTGATGCCGTTCACCTACTCGATCACGGCGGGGGTCGGCGCCGGCGTCCTCTCGTACTGTGTCATCAAGGCGGGGCGCGGGCGCTGGCGCGAGCCGGGGGCGCTGATGTGGGGGCTGGCCGTGGTCTTCGTGGTCTTCTTCGCCCTCCATCCCATCAAGGAGTGGCTGGGCCTGAGTTGA
- the pucD gene encoding xanthine dehydrogenase subunit D, whose protein sequence is MAGTMRSEKNLERIDSSHPGGVGGSPIRPDGNLKVRGEFAYGSDLWAEDMLWGMALRAPHARARIRSVDITGALALPGVYAVLTHEDVPGDKFYGLEIADQPALAIDQIRYHGEAVAIVAADHPETARRALDRIVVDYEPLEPIWTEEQCLDPETHGHVHAPDEYRAHASGNVVHRQRIVSGQGVTDELRARAHAVVRGEYRVGMQDQAFLGPESGLAVPAEDGGVDLFVATQWLHADQRQIAPVLGLPAEKVRLTLAGVGGAFGGREDLSMQIHASLLALRTGRPVKIVYSREESFFGHVHRHPAVLRYEHGATADGRLLYCDARIVLDGGAYASSSPAVVGNAASLGMGPYEIPNTRMEAVALYSNNPPCGAMRGFGAVQACFAYEAQMDRLAAELGLDPVEFRRRNAMHEGSVMPTGQVVDSAAPVAEILRRVKALPLPPALDTSAPDVRALPGALSNTSHGEGVVRGVGYAVGIKNVGFSEGFDDYSTARVRLEVIGGEPVATVHTAMAEVGQGGVTVHGQIARTELGVERVAIRPADTAVGSAGSTSASRQTYMTGGAVRAACAAVRAAVLARGRARYGWAQPDGDLALAGGKVVAAGAGVLAGVADLLGDEVVEETRVFRHRPTEPFDPETGQGFGHVQYSFCAHRAVVDVDVELGLVRVVELAAAQDVGRAIHPQSVVGQIQGGSTQGLGLALMEEVLVEAGKVRNPSFTDYLIPTILDTPPQPVDVLELADPHAPYGLRGAGEAPTLSSTPAVVAAIRAATGLPLDRVPVRPEHLTGT, encoded by the coding sequence ATGGCCGGAACCATGCGGAGCGAGAAGAACCTGGAGCGGATCGACTCCAGCCACCCCGGCGGCGTCGGCGGCTCCCCGATCCGCCCGGACGGGAACCTCAAGGTCCGCGGCGAGTTCGCATACGGCTCCGACCTGTGGGCCGAGGACATGCTGTGGGGGATGGCGCTGCGCGCCCCGCACGCCAGGGCCCGGATCCGCTCGGTGGACATCACCGGCGCCCTCGCCCTGCCCGGGGTGTACGCGGTGCTCACCCACGAGGACGTCCCCGGCGACAAGTTCTACGGCCTGGAGATCGCCGACCAGCCGGCGCTGGCCATCGACCAGATCCGCTACCACGGCGAGGCGGTGGCGATCGTCGCCGCCGACCACCCGGAGACCGCCCGGCGGGCACTGGACCGGATCGTGGTGGACTACGAGCCGCTGGAGCCGATCTGGACCGAGGAGCAGTGCCTCGACCCCGAGACCCACGGCCATGTCCACGCCCCGGACGAGTACCGGGCGCACGCCTCCGGAAACGTGGTGCACCGTCAGCGGATCGTCTCCGGCCAGGGCGTGACCGACGAGCTGCGGGCCCGCGCGCACGCCGTGGTCCGCGGCGAGTACCGGGTCGGCATGCAGGACCAGGCCTTCCTCGGCCCCGAGTCGGGGCTTGCGGTGCCCGCCGAGGACGGCGGGGTGGACCTGTTCGTCGCCACCCAGTGGCTGCACGCCGACCAGCGGCAGATCGCCCCCGTGCTGGGCCTGCCGGCCGAGAAGGTGCGGCTGACCCTGGCCGGCGTCGGCGGCGCCTTCGGCGGCCGGGAGGACCTGTCGATGCAGATCCACGCCTCCCTGCTGGCCCTCCGCACCGGCCGGCCGGTCAAGATCGTGTACTCCCGGGAGGAGTCCTTCTTCGGGCACGTCCACCGCCACCCGGCCGTGCTCCGCTACGAGCACGGCGCCACCGCCGACGGCAGGCTGCTCTACTGCGACGCCCGGATCGTGCTGGACGGCGGCGCGTACGCGTCCTCCTCGCCGGCCGTGGTCGGCAACGCGGCCTCGCTCGGCATGGGCCCGTACGAGATCCCGAACACCCGGATGGAGGCGGTCGCCCTCTACTCCAACAACCCGCCCTGCGGGGCGATGCGCGGCTTCGGAGCCGTCCAGGCCTGCTTCGCCTACGAGGCGCAGATGGACCGGCTGGCCGCCGAACTCGGCCTGGACCCGGTGGAGTTCAGGCGGCGCAACGCGATGCACGAGGGCTCGGTGATGCCCACCGGGCAGGTCGTGGACTCGGCCGCGCCGGTCGCCGAGATCCTCCGCCGGGTGAAGGCGCTGCCGCTGCCGCCCGCGCTGGACACCTCCGCGCCGGACGTCCGCGCGCTGCCGGGGGCGCTCTCCAACACCTCGCACGGGGAGGGCGTCGTCCGCGGGGTGGGCTACGCGGTCGGCATCAAGAACGTCGGCTTCTCCGAGGGCTTCGACGACTACTCGACGGCCCGGGTGCGCCTTGAGGTCATCGGCGGCGAGCCGGTGGCCACCGTCCACACCGCGATGGCCGAGGTCGGCCAGGGCGGGGTGACCGTCCACGGGCAGATCGCCCGTACCGAGCTGGGCGTCGAGCGGGTGGCGATCCGGCCGGCCGACACGGCGGTCGGCTCGGCCGGGTCCACCTCCGCCTCCCGGCAGACCTATATGACCGGTGGCGCGGTGCGGGCCGCCTGCGCGGCGGTGCGCGCCGCCGTGCTGGCCCGGGGCCGGGCCCGGTACGGATGGGCCCAGCCGGACGGGGACCTGGCGCTGGCCGGCGGCAAGGTGGTGGCGGCCGGCGCCGGGGTGCTGGCCGGGGTCGCGGACCTCCTCGGCGACGAGGTGGTCGAGGAGACCCGGGTGTTCCGGCACCGGCCGACCGAGCCGTTCGACCCCGAGACCGGCCAGGGCTTCGGCCACGTCCAGTACTCCTTCTGCGCCCATCGCGCGGTGGTCGACGTGGACGTCGAACTGGGCCTGGTGCGGGTGGTGGAGCTGGCGGCGGCGCAGGACGTCGGCAGGGCGATCCACCCGCAGTCGGTGGTCGGCCAGATCCAGGGCGGCTCCACCCAGGGCCTGGGGCTCGCGCTGATGGAGGAGGTCCTGGTCGAGGCCGGGAAGGTGCGGAACCCGTCCTTCACCGACTATCTGATCCCGACCATCCTGGACACGCCGCCGCAGCCGGTGGACGTGCTGGAGCTGGCGGATCCGCATGCGCCGTACGGACTGCGCGGGGCGGGAGAGGCGCCGACGCTGTCCTCGACCCCGGCCGTGGTGGCGGCGATCCGCGCCGCCACCGGGCTTCCGCTGGACCGGGTGCCGGTCCGGCCGGAGCATCTGACCGGCACCTGA
- a CDS encoding (2Fe-2S)-binding protein, with translation MRVTFTANGRTVEADDVWEGESLLYVLRERLGLPGSKNACEQGECGSCTVYLDGRTVCSCLVAAGQVEGREVRTVEGLAEADAPAGQATGEAPGQAAGAGRPEALAVVQRAFLDAGAVQCGFCTPGLMVQAHDLLERDPAPSDLDIREALSGNLCRCTGYEKIMEAVRLAATRRQEAVVD, from the coding sequence ATGAGGGTCACCTTCACGGCCAACGGCCGCACGGTCGAGGCGGACGACGTGTGGGAGGGCGAGAGCCTCCTCTACGTCCTCCGCGAGCGGCTCGGCCTCCCCGGCTCCAAGAACGCCTGCGAGCAGGGCGAATGCGGTTCCTGCACGGTGTATCTGGACGGCCGGACGGTCTGCTCCTGCCTGGTCGCGGCCGGCCAGGTGGAGGGGCGCGAGGTGCGCACGGTGGAGGGCCTGGCGGAGGCGGACGCGCCGGCGGGGCAGGCCACCGGCGAGGCACCCGGCCAGGCCGCCGGCGCCGGGCGGCCGGAGGCGCTGGCCGTCGTCCAGCGGGCCTTCCTGGACGCCGGCGCCGTGCAGTGCGGCTTCTGCACGCCCGGGCTCATGGTGCAGGCCCACGATCTGCTGGAGCGCGATCCGGCCCCGTCCGACCTGGACATCCGGGAGGCGCTGTCCGGGAACCTGTGCCGCTGCACGGGCTACGAGAAGATCATGGAGGCGGTCCGCCTCGCCGCGACGCGCAGGCAGGAGGCGGTGGTCGACTGA
- a CDS encoding FAD binding domain-containing protein, with protein sequence MEFLRPATWGEALAAKAERPAAVPIAGGTDLMVELNFDRRRPEALLDLNRVRELEDWETAEGGRVLRLGASVPYARIVRELRAAAPALALAAHTVGSPQIRNRGCVGGNLGAASPAGDSHPALLAAGPGTRVEAESAARGTRLIPIDDFYTGVKRNALAEDELIRAVRIPVAAGPQQFSKVGTRNAMVIAVCAFAVALHPDPATGGGAVGAGIGSAGPTPIRPAEAEEFLTGELAARGLWRTGARLDDGLVRRFGELVAAAARPIDDVRGSAAYRRHALAVMARRTLAWTWDEYATNLRRAA encoded by the coding sequence ATGGAGTTCCTGCGGCCGGCCACCTGGGGGGAGGCACTGGCGGCGAAGGCCGAGCGGCCGGCCGCCGTCCCGATCGCCGGGGGCACCGACCTGATGGTCGAGCTCAACTTCGACAGACGCCGCCCGGAGGCGCTGCTCGACCTCAACCGCGTCCGGGAGCTGGAGGACTGGGAGACCGCGGAGGGCGGCCGCGTCCTCCGCCTCGGCGCCTCCGTGCCGTACGCGCGGATCGTGCGGGAGCTGCGGGCGGCGGCGCCCGCGCTCGCCCTCGCGGCCCACACCGTCGGCTCGCCGCAGATCCGCAACCGCGGCTGCGTCGGCGGCAACCTGGGCGCGGCCTCCCCCGCCGGGGACTCCCATCCGGCGCTGCTGGCCGCCGGGCCCGGCACCCGGGTGGAGGCGGAGTCCGCCGCCCGCGGGACCCGGCTGATCCCGATCGACGACTTCTACACCGGGGTGAAACGGAACGCCCTCGCCGAGGACGAGCTGATCCGGGCCGTCCGGATCCCGGTCGCGGCGGGGCCCCAGCAGTTCTCCAAGGTCGGGACCAGGAACGCGATGGTGATCGCGGTCTGCGCGTTCGCGGTGGCGCTCCACCCGGACCCGGCGACCGGCGGGGGCGCGGTCGGCGCCGGGATCGGCTCGGCCGGACCGACCCCGATCCGCCCGGCCGAGGCGGAGGAGTTCCTCACCGGCGAGCTCGCCGCGCGCGGGCTGTGGCGGACCGGCGCGCGGCTGGACGACGGGCTGGTCCGCCGCTTCGGTGAGCTGGTGGCGGCGGCCGCCCGCCCGATCGACGACGTCCGGGGCAGCGCCGCCTACCGCCGGCACGCCCTGGCGGTGATGGCCCGCCGCACCCTCGCCTGGACCTGGGACGAGTACGCCACCAACCTGAGGAGGGCGGCATGA
- a CDS encoding alanine racemase, with amino-acid sequence MTTHHANHLDHLPQGVATPALVVDADVLDRNIARMARAAAEGGCALRPHAKTHKCPEIARRQLDAGAVGLTVATIGEAEVFARSGVAEDLFIAYPLWLDESKAARLRALAGEVAELRVGAESVEGARRLGAALRGAGGPGGNVRVMVEVDSGHHRTGVADPAAARAVAEAAAEAGLEVAGVFTFPGHGYGHDPRARGRAARDEERALGEAAEALREAGFADPVRSGGSTPTAGLWRPGVVDELRPGVYVFNDAGQLGLGSCGPADVALYALATVVSAPGGGRFVLDAGSKVLGADLSPWAPGHGCLPAFPGAVVSALSEHHATVTLAEGQAAPGIGTRVAVLPNHVCNAVNLVDRLVVVQQGKVVDRWPVAARGALN; translated from the coding sequence ATGACTACGCATCACGCGAATCATCTGGATCATCTGCCCCAGGGCGTGGCCACCCCCGCGCTGGTCGTCGACGCCGACGTGCTGGACCGCAACATCGCCCGGATGGCGCGGGCCGCCGCCGAGGGCGGATGCGCGCTCCGGCCGCACGCCAAGACCCACAAGTGCCCGGAGATCGCCCGGCGCCAACTCGACGCCGGGGCGGTCGGGCTGACGGTGGCGACGATCGGCGAGGCGGAGGTCTTCGCGCGCTCGGGGGTGGCGGAGGACCTCTTCATCGCCTATCCGCTGTGGCTGGACGAGTCCAAGGCGGCCCGGCTGCGCGCGCTCGCCGGAGAGGTGGCCGAGCTGCGGGTCGGGGCCGAGTCGGTGGAGGGGGCGCGGCGGCTCGGCGCGGCGCTGCGAGGGGCCGGCGGCCCCGGCGGGAACGTCCGGGTGATGGTGGAGGTCGACTCCGGGCACCACCGCACCGGCGTCGCGGACCCCGCCGCGGCCCGCGCGGTCGCCGAGGCCGCCGCCGAGGCCGGTCTGGAGGTGGCGGGCGTCTTCACCTTCCCCGGCCACGGCTACGGCCACGACCCCCGCGCCCGCGGGCGGGCCGCCCGGGACGAGGAGCGGGCGCTCGGCGAGGCCGCCGAGGCGCTGCGCGAGGCGGGCTTCGCGGACCCGGTCCGCAGCGGCGGCTCGACCCCGACCGCCGGGCTGTGGCGGCCGGGCGTGGTGGACGAGCTGCGTCCGGGCGTCTACGTCTTCAACGACGCCGGCCAGCTCGGGCTCGGCAGCTGCGGCCCGGCCGACGTCGCCCTGTACGCGCTGGCCACGGTGGTGAGCGCGCCGGGCGGCGGCCGGTTCGTGCTGGACGCGGGGAGCAAGGTGCTCGGCGCCGACCTCTCGCCGTGGGCCCCGGGGCACGGCTGCCTGCCCGCCTTCCCGGGGGCGGTGGTCTCGGCGCTCTCCGAGCACCATGCGACGGTGACGCTCGCCGAGGGGCAGGCCGCGCCGGGGATCGGCACGCGGGTGGCGGTGCTGCCCAACCACGTCTGCAACGCGGTCAACCTGGTGGACCGGTTGGTGGTCGTCCAGCAGGGCAAGGTGGTGGACCGGTGGCCGGTGGCCGCCCGCGGTGCCCTCAACTGA
- a CDS encoding SCO family protein: MGSTGMPGSAAVSWSGDGGSAEAEMADVQRRTATGAAVAAVLALLAAGCSTAAGGSGGGSDSGSGRGDAVSAPGMDVGTRIDHALPADILHLPLTDQDGRPTSLAAFKNKVLVVSDIMTLCAETCPLDTANVVQTAQRVEADHAGSDVEFLSITIDPARDTPAQLAAYRRLYSPPPADWQTLTGSPAVVQKLWKYFGVWYQKVPQGKPPAKNWRTGQTLTYDLNHSDEIFFIDGRGHERFVIDGAGHVQPGTVLPPTVRNYLDSEGVNNLEHPDSSSWTVPEGLQTVGWLLGRPLPTGQKSS, from the coding sequence GTGGGTTCGACCGGTATGCCCGGGTCGGCGGCGGTGTCCTGGAGCGGTGACGGCGGGAGCGCGGAGGCGGAGATGGCGGACGTCCAGCGGAGGACGGCGACGGGGGCGGCGGTCGCGGCGGTGCTCGCGCTGCTGGCGGCGGGCTGCTCGACGGCGGCCGGCGGCAGCGGAGGCGGCAGCGACAGCGGCAGCGGCAGGGGTGACGCGGTCTCCGCGCCCGGGATGGACGTCGGCACCCGGATCGACCACGCCCTGCCGGCCGACATCCTCCACCTCCCGCTCACCGACCAGGACGGCAGGCCGACCTCGCTGGCCGCCTTCAAGAACAAGGTGCTGGTGGTCTCGGACATCATGACGCTCTGCGCCGAGACCTGTCCGCTGGACACCGCGAACGTGGTGCAGACCGCCCAGCGGGTGGAGGCCGACCACGCCGGCTCCGACGTCGAGTTCCTCTCCATCACCATCGACCCGGCCCGGGACACCCCGGCCCAGCTCGCCGCCTACCGCCGGCTCTACTCGCCGCCGCCGGCCGACTGGCAGACGCTCACCGGCAGTCCGGCGGTGGTCCAGAAGCTCTGGAAGTACTTCGGCGTCTGGTACCAGAAGGTGCCGCAGGGCAAGCCGCCGGCGAAGAACTGGCGCACCGGGCAGACCCTCACCTACGACCTCAACCACTCCGACGAGATCTTCTTCATCGACGGACGCGGCCACGAGCGCTTCGTCATCGACGGCGCCGGGCACGTACAGCCCGGCACGGTGCTCCCGCCGACGGTCCGGAACTACCTGGACTCCGAGGGCGTGAACAACCTCGAGCACCCGGACTCCAGCTCCTGGACCGTCCCCGAGGGCCTCCAGACGGTGGGCTGGCTCCTCGGCCGCCCGCTCCCGACCGGCCAGAAGTCCTCCTGA
- a CDS encoding isocitrate lyase/PEP mutase family protein: MRGIDMDALQARARLFRELHRSPGDGPLLPANVWDAGSAALLGQLPGVRALATTSAGMAAAHGLPDGERLGLDRLLASLMLIGRSTALPYSVDLEAGYGGSAQEVADSVASVVECGACGVNLEDGDPGAPGRLLPAGEHATRVAAARSAADQLGVPIVVNARTDTYWRPYQGPDRFAATIRRLDEYRAAGADCLFVPGFPEPGLTPAQQRSAIRELVALAEGVPVNLLYRPDLPPLPVLGELGVARVTVGSALYRLAMAAARDSMAALLGTGTPDPLRPADRLPYGRLADALGSAARGRGPA, from the coding sequence ATGCGTGGGATCGACATGGACGCCCTCCAGGCCCGGGCCCGGCTCTTCCGGGAGCTCCACCGGTCGCCGGGGGACGGACCGCTGCTGCCGGCCAACGTCTGGGACGCCGGATCCGCGGCGCTGCTCGGACAGCTCCCCGGGGTCCGCGCGCTGGCCACCACCAGCGCCGGGATGGCCGCGGCGCACGGCCTGCCGGACGGCGAGCGGCTGGGCCTGGACCGGCTCCTCGCCTCGCTGATGCTGATCGGGCGCTCGACCGCACTGCCGTACAGCGTGGACCTGGAGGCGGGCTACGGCGGCTCCGCGCAGGAGGTCGCCGACTCGGTGGCCTCGGTGGTGGAGTGCGGGGCCTGCGGGGTCAACCTGGAGGACGGCGATCCCGGCGCCCCCGGCCGGCTGCTGCCCGCGGGCGAGCACGCGACCCGGGTCGCCGCCGCCCGCTCGGCCGCCGACCAGCTGGGCGTCCCGATCGTGGTCAACGCCCGCACCGACACCTACTGGCGGCCCTACCAGGGACCGGACCGCTTCGCGGCCACCATCCGCCGGCTGGACGAGTACCGGGCGGCCGGCGCGGACTGCCTCTTCGTCCCCGGCTTCCCCGAGCCGGGCCTGACCCCCGCTCAGCAGCGGTCCGCCATAAGGGAGTTGGTCGCCCTGGCGGAGGGGGTGCCGGTCAACCTCCTCTACCGCCCGGATCTGCCGCCGCTGCCGGTCCTCGGCGAGCTGGGGGTGGCCCGGGTGACGGTCGGCTCGGCGCTCTACCGGCTGGCGATGGCCGCCGCCCGGGACTCGATGGCCGCCCTCCTCGGCACCGGCACCCCGGACCCGCTACGGCCGGCCGACCGGCTGCCGTACGGGCGGCTGGCCGACGCCCTGGGCTCCGCCGCCCGGGGGCGGGGGCCCGCGTAG